In Dermatophilus congolensis, a genomic segment contains:
- a CDS encoding alpha/beta hydrolase: MSGRKLRSISVASGAALLLFSGGMSAAPVPARALETTKPSTETLAGDAGKIAWKRCNKGMQCGELTVPLDYKDEKKGTIDLAISRRPADDQKNKLGVLFVNPGGPGGSAVSAVGMFSSKMGRDIRKNFDIVGVDPRGIGGSDLALCKMKANDIAEEGEPYPISPEQIAKRKAQDEKKRKACEDSKTRILPYMTTADVARDMDRVRGALGQKVINYYGISYGTQLGNTYAAMFPNRVRTMVIDGVLDPVQWSTGGSEVGSKVPSTTRIRSGVGAHQAMKSAISECERVGSDCEQSDTIRNDWNYLTSRLRGKSVVLEGPFGSKTFTYQDLFAASTSMLYGTESIPDLLAFISSLRADVEKVKESSSQSAGKTAQKASEKSVKYYGKLLDHERRMKRDLISYDPPAPISDSDKEEGLDVPFGFGGVLCSETNNPSTFESWPAAAKIAEQVAPGFGPLWTWNSSICSGWKFKGANAYKGPYTSSPAGGILVMSTLEDPATPYSGAKAVRSLVKNSRLITVPTWGHGVVDVSECAEKARNKYLMSGKLPEKDMTCRPDQRLFTPLD; encoded by the coding sequence ATGTCTGGTAGAAAACTCCGCAGTATTTCGGTTGCGTCTGGTGCGGCATTACTGCTGTTCAGCGGTGGCATGTCAGCGGCACCGGTACCTGCGCGAGCGTTGGAAACAACGAAGCCGTCAACGGAAACGCTCGCGGGTGACGCCGGGAAAATTGCGTGGAAGCGCTGTAACAAAGGTATGCAGTGTGGTGAGCTAACGGTTCCCCTTGACTATAAAGATGAGAAAAAAGGCACCATTGACCTCGCGATTAGTCGTCGACCTGCTGACGATCAAAAAAACAAACTGGGTGTTTTGTTTGTGAACCCTGGCGGTCCGGGAGGTTCTGCTGTCTCGGCGGTAGGAATGTTTTCCTCCAAGATGGGGCGAGACATCCGTAAAAACTTCGACATCGTGGGAGTGGATCCCCGAGGAATCGGTGGTTCAGATCTTGCTTTATGCAAGATGAAAGCGAATGATATCGCTGAAGAAGGAGAGCCGTATCCGATTTCTCCAGAACAAATCGCAAAAAGAAAAGCGCAGGATGAAAAGAAGCGGAAGGCATGCGAAGATAGTAAGACTCGCATTCTCCCCTACATGACTACTGCCGATGTAGCTCGGGATATGGATCGAGTTCGGGGAGCCTTGGGGCAGAAAGTTATCAACTACTACGGCATCTCGTATGGGACCCAGCTAGGGAACACGTATGCCGCGATGTTCCCGAACCGTGTTCGAACTATGGTGATCGACGGAGTTCTGGACCCAGTGCAGTGGTCAACGGGCGGTTCTGAAGTTGGTTCAAAGGTGCCGTCGACTACCAGGATTCGTAGTGGTGTAGGCGCTCATCAGGCGATGAAGTCGGCTATCTCTGAGTGTGAGCGAGTTGGTTCTGACTGCGAGCAGAGCGACACGATTCGTAATGACTGGAATTACCTGACGTCGCGGCTTCGTGGAAAGTCAGTGGTTCTTGAAGGCCCCTTCGGTTCAAAGACTTTCACTTATCAAGATTTGTTCGCCGCAAGTACTTCAATGTTGTATGGGACAGAATCCATCCCTGATCTTTTGGCTTTTATCTCCTCGCTGCGAGCTGATGTGGAGAAAGTGAAAGAATCCTCCTCGCAATCGGCAGGTAAAACTGCTCAGAAAGCTTCAGAAAAGTCAGTTAAGTACTACGGGAAGCTACTGGACCATGAGCGTCGAATGAAGCGCGACTTAATCTCTTATGATCCGCCTGCTCCGATTTCGGACTCGGATAAAGAGGAGGGTCTAGACGTGCCTTTTGGTTTCGGGGGCGTACTATGCTCAGAGACCAATAACCCTTCTACCTTTGAATCATGGCCAGCAGCAGCGAAAATCGCAGAACAGGTTGCGCCAGGATTCGGGCCGCTGTGGACATGGAATTCTTCGATCTGCTCCGGCTGGAAGTTTAAGGGAGCTAACGCCTACAAAGGCCCATACACGAGTTCTCCCGCCGGTGGAATTCTGGTAATGAGCACGTTGGAGGATCCAGCTACCCCATACTCAGGTGCCAAAGCAGTGCGTTCGCTGGTGAAAAACAGTCGTTTGATCACAGTGCCGACATGGGGGCACGGAGTAGTTGATGTAAGTGAATGTGCGGAGAAAGCACGTAATAAATATCTCATGAGTGGAAAGTTGCCGGAGAAAGACATGACATGCCGCCCAGATCAGCGTTTGTTCACACCATTGGATTGA
- a CDS encoding CPBP family intramembrane glutamic endopeptidase, producing the protein MYRISGGYLHSISGRMRWKWLATGLATTVPIWLVGNLAETVVNGESTFSPAKAWALQVALTLILTPLQAAGEEYIVRGLLVTTISSYFSNAKVGFCIAGAISTFVFTALHGSSHPWVVANLVGMSIMALYLVWHTGGIEAAIAIHVANNLSLILISIFTNTVGKGQITAETQVSFWSTFYALALLALGTFLLRRFFDREGLSATTQSEPEPRSAIAATAETAPENTAKTTPAPESDSTHT; encoded by the coding sequence GTGTACCGCATCAGCGGCGGATACCTGCACTCCATCAGCGGCCGAATGCGCTGGAAATGGCTAGCAACCGGCCTAGCCACCACCGTCCCTATCTGGCTTGTGGGAAATCTTGCCGAAACCGTCGTCAACGGTGAAAGCACATTCTCCCCCGCCAAAGCGTGGGCCCTGCAAGTAGCCCTCACCCTCATCCTCACCCCCCTGCAAGCTGCCGGTGAGGAATACATCGTCCGAGGTCTGCTCGTCACGACAATTTCCAGCTACTTCAGTAACGCAAAAGTGGGGTTCTGCATAGCGGGGGCCATATCTACTTTTGTCTTCACCGCTCTCCACGGCTCATCACACCCCTGGGTTGTCGCCAACCTCGTTGGCATGTCCATCATGGCGCTTTACCTCGTATGGCACACCGGCGGTATCGAAGCCGCTATCGCCATCCACGTAGCCAACAACCTCTCCCTCATCCTGATCTCCATTTTCACCAACACTGTAGGAAAAGGACAGATCACAGCAGAAACCCAGGTCAGTTTCTGGTCAACCTTCTACGCGCTCGCCCTACTCGCCCTAGGAACCTTCCTGCTCCGCCGCTTTTTCGACCGAGAAGGACTTTCCGCCACTACACAGTCAGAGCCCGAACCCCGTTCTGCCATCGCAGCTACAGCTGAAACCGCACCCGAGAACACCGCAAAGACCACGCCGGCACCAGAATCTGACTCCACTCACACGTAG
- a CDS encoding alpha/beta fold hydrolase, translated as MSFVCSEGSGLQAWKGQVEGAYGVLLGGYVWRPRGQVRGVVYLVHGMAEHAGRYAGVAEFLVGLGWAVCAHDQRGHGRSVGGSGHLGHVEGGWDALVGDVQTRLRAVAEEFPGVPLVVVGHSMGSFVVREVAMRHAVAEVRVDGFVFVGSGGPLAVPVLLTDVLLGGLASIWGWARPCGLMDRLVFGGYNAQCGRTRTGNDWLSVRSQVVDAYEADPLAGNASSLGLWRDLVRAVGRVNRRDGRYLQVPVLFLSGVDDPVGGMGAGVRQAAARVRGGLGAQVECVVLPGERHEVLNGGPGCAAWVVLERWLGAHWPVGNVGGG; from the coding sequence ATGAGTTTTGTGTGCAGTGAGGGTTCTGGTCTGCAAGCGTGGAAGGGCCAGGTTGAAGGTGCATATGGGGTGCTATTAGGTGGGTATGTGTGGCGCCCGCGCGGGCAGGTGCGTGGTGTGGTGTATCTGGTGCACGGGATGGCTGAGCATGCGGGGCGGTATGCAGGTGTGGCGGAGTTTTTGGTGGGGTTGGGGTGGGCGGTGTGTGCGCATGATCAGCGAGGGCATGGCCGTTCGGTGGGCGGCTCTGGTCATTTAGGGCATGTGGAGGGTGGCTGGGATGCGTTGGTGGGTGATGTGCAGACGCGGTTGAGGGCGGTTGCAGAAGAATTCCCGGGGGTTCCGTTGGTGGTAGTAGGGCACAGCATGGGTTCTTTCGTTGTGCGTGAGGTAGCTATGCGTCACGCGGTGGCAGAGGTGCGGGTTGATGGGTTCGTGTTTGTGGGTTCGGGAGGGCCGCTTGCGGTGCCGGTGCTGTTGACGGATGTTTTGTTGGGCGGGTTGGCCTCGATATGGGGGTGGGCGCGGCCGTGTGGCTTGATGGATCGGTTGGTGTTCGGTGGGTATAACGCTCAGTGTGGGCGCACGCGAACAGGCAATGACTGGTTGAGCGTGCGGTCGCAGGTGGTGGATGCCTATGAGGCGGATCCGTTGGCTGGGAATGCTTCGTCGTTGGGTTTGTGGCGTGATCTGGTCAGGGCTGTTGGTCGAGTGAATCGGCGTGATGGGCGGTATCTGCAGGTGCCGGTGTTGTTTTTGTCTGGGGTAGATGATCCGGTGGGAGGTATGGGTGCGGGGGTGCGTCAGGCTGCTGCGCGGGTGCGGGGCGGGCTGGGTGCGCAGGTGGAGTGTGTGGTGTTGCCTGGTGAGCGTCATGAAGTGCTCAATGGCGGGCCTGGTTGTGCTGCTTGGGTGGTGCTTGAGCGTTGGTTGGGGGCGCATTGGCCTGTCGGGAATGTCGGTGGGGGATAG
- a CDS encoding GatB/YqeY domain-containing protein, translated as MTSLKEQLHSDLNAAMKARDEVVTATLRMVMTAISNAEVAGKEARSLSDDEVLKVLAKEAKSRKESVVAYSEAGRPELADRESAELAVLEKYLPAQLEDAELAQVVDEAVAQVGATGMKQMGQVMKVATAAVAGRADGGRVSALVKARLMG; from the coding sequence ATGACTTCTTTGAAAGAGCAGTTGCACTCTGATTTGAACGCGGCGATGAAGGCTCGTGATGAGGTGGTCACGGCGACGCTGCGGATGGTGATGACGGCGATTTCGAATGCCGAAGTTGCTGGTAAGGAAGCGCGTTCGTTGAGTGACGACGAGGTGCTCAAGGTGCTGGCGAAGGAGGCGAAGTCGCGTAAGGAGTCGGTGGTTGCGTACTCCGAGGCTGGTCGTCCGGAGTTGGCTGATCGGGAAAGTGCCGAGCTGGCGGTGTTGGAGAAGTATTTGCCAGCACAGTTGGAGGATGCCGAATTGGCGCAGGTTGTGGATGAGGCAGTGGCGCAGGTCGGAGCGACTGGCATGAAGCAAATGGGTCAAGTGATGAAGGTGGCGACCGCGGCGGTTGCTGGGCGTGCTGATGGTGGTCGGGTCTCGGCTTTGGTTAAGGCGCGTTTGATGGGTTGA
- a CDS encoding endonuclease/exonuclease/phosphatase family protein, producing the protein MSLVDGEQWSFVPLLQALAPALALAAVPVALGLWWISRRQALVMAVVGVALFVPVLGDVVDRQPSVPVTVGQRPSDMLTVLSVNTYFGIEVPTTTVEQVRQLRPDVLVLVEESPTNWQGLLKAGLKEYLPYATGTVGGSSATVVATREPMSCVDIGARARCNEVVDVGSGEVEQFDMPAVRLADGTLFRGVHPWSPRLDPVNRWYRDQVGLVDWVQQRSSEQRLVMAGDFNASRSHPVFRRLLNGMVEAPSGGVPWTRTWPMGWFFPPFVQIDHVVARGFQVAAAGVLPSKVSDHAAVWAQLVRK; encoded by the coding sequence GTGTCATTGGTGGATGGTGAGCAGTGGAGTTTTGTGCCCTTGTTGCAAGCGTTGGCGCCTGCGTTGGCGTTGGCGGCTGTGCCGGTGGCGTTGGGGTTGTGGTGGATATCGCGGCGACAGGCGCTAGTGATGGCTGTGGTGGGGGTGGCGTTGTTCGTGCCGGTGTTAGGGGATGTGGTTGATCGGCAGCCGTCGGTGCCAGTGACGGTGGGGCAACGTCCGTCAGACATGTTGACGGTCTTGTCTGTGAATACGTATTTCGGGATTGAGGTTCCGACAACGACCGTTGAGCAAGTGAGGCAGCTGCGGCCGGATGTGTTGGTGTTGGTGGAGGAATCACCTACGAATTGGCAGGGGTTGTTGAAGGCGGGGTTAAAAGAGTATTTGCCGTATGCGACGGGCACGGTAGGTGGCTCTTCGGCGACAGTGGTGGCGACGCGTGAGCCGATGTCGTGTGTGGATATTGGTGCTCGGGCGCGATGTAACGAGGTGGTGGATGTGGGTTCTGGTGAGGTGGAGCAGTTCGATATGCCAGCAGTGCGGTTGGCTGATGGGACGTTGTTTCGGGGAGTGCATCCGTGGTCACCACGACTTGACCCAGTGAACCGGTGGTATCGGGATCAGGTGGGATTGGTGGACTGGGTGCAGCAGCGTAGTAGTGAGCAGCGGTTGGTGATGGCGGGGGATTTCAACGCTTCGCGCTCGCATCCGGTGTTCAGGAGGTTGTTGAACGGGATGGTGGAGGCTCCATCGGGTGGGGTTCCTTGGACTCGGACGTGGCCGATGGGATGGTTTTTCCCGCCGTTCGTGCAAATTGATCATGTGGTGGCGCGGGGGTTCCAGGTTGCTGCTGCTGGAGTGTTGCCTTCGAAGGTGAGTGATCATGCGGCGGTGTGGGCACAGTTGGTGCGGAAGTGA
- a CDS encoding pyrimidine dimer DNA glycosylase/endonuclease V, whose product MRIWSLHPSLLDRAALVALWRETLLAQKVLQGETKGYRNHPQLERFKALVDPVASVAVYLHGVADEADARGYRFDRSRIGEVGVARLSVARSAKFAVTEGQLVYEFAHLRAKVAVRDLQWLPRLDLITGVPPAHASLTIVPGGVEPWEVI is encoded by the coding sequence ATGCGCATTTGGAGTCTGCATCCCTCGCTGCTGGATAGAGCCGCTTTGGTAGCGCTGTGGCGGGAGACGTTATTGGCGCAGAAAGTATTGCAGGGGGAGACCAAGGGATACCGCAATCATCCTCAATTGGAGCGGTTTAAAGCATTGGTTGACCCGGTGGCTAGTGTGGCTGTGTATTTGCATGGTGTAGCCGACGAGGCCGATGCGCGCGGGTATCGGTTTGACCGGTCACGGATTGGTGAGGTTGGGGTAGCGCGATTGTCGGTGGCACGTTCTGCAAAGTTTGCGGTGACGGAAGGGCAACTTGTCTATGAGTTTGCGCATCTGCGTGCCAAGGTTGCTGTCCGTGATCTGCAGTGGCTCCCGCGGTTAGATTTGATTACTGGTGTTCCTCCAGCTCACGCGAGTTTGACTATTGTTCCTGGGGGTGTTGAGCCGTGGGAGGTTATCTGA
- a CDS encoding DUF4352 domain-containing protein, with product MSSSTRQRPNAPGPAAADTLTGGTRRRSVASQASRAQKKQKQTAEEVASAVRAEAARRAALSPWYLRKRYVAPLFAGGLAAVAAISLMSSIPGPASPPPVKVTPTIAAASIGKPFKDGDMTFRIRSIALPGSTIGETVAAEKAHGTWVLVTVDITNKGTDSNTIDVAGQRLTTANNAVHEASVVPSLSGWDDAYISGIAPNSTTTAQIAFDIPAGSTPAVLTLRGGHSGVGAKVPLR from the coding sequence ATGTCTTCGTCCACTCGCCAACGTCCGAATGCTCCTGGCCCTGCCGCTGCTGACACGCTAACCGGCGGTACGCGTCGTCGGTCAGTGGCCTCTCAGGCCTCACGCGCACAAAAAAAACAGAAACAGACTGCCGAAGAGGTTGCTTCTGCTGTTCGAGCTGAGGCTGCACGGAGGGCGGCATTGTCGCCGTGGTACTTGCGTAAGCGTTATGTTGCTCCGCTTTTTGCTGGTGGTCTGGCTGCGGTGGCTGCTATTTCTTTGATGAGTTCGATTCCGGGGCCAGCTTCCCCGCCGCCGGTAAAAGTAACACCAACGATTGCTGCTGCTTCTATTGGCAAACCATTCAAAGACGGCGATATGACTTTCAGGATCAGGTCTATTGCTCTTCCTGGTTCAACAATTGGGGAGACCGTCGCTGCTGAGAAAGCCCATGGAACGTGGGTGCTTGTGACTGTTGACATCACGAATAAAGGCACAGATTCCAATACTATCGACGTTGCTGGACAACGTCTGACAACAGCTAACAATGCTGTTCATGAGGCATCCGTGGTGCCTTCTTTGAGTGGGTGGGATGACGCGTACATCTCCGGTATTGCGCCTAACAGCACTACTACTGCACAGATTGCGTTTGATATTCCTGCAGGTTCAACTCCTGCAGTTCTTACGTTGCGGGGTGGCCATTCAGGAGTGGGTGCCAAAGTTCCGCTGAGATAA
- the lysX gene encoding bifunctional lysylphosphatidylglycerol synthetase/lysine--tRNA ligase LysX has protein sequence MSTTRTTPTTESQASPADNTADQLTPEETQKHNNRRRLRAQATPAQENAARVLIAVFATTLALTVVFYFVGGRLSGFALRIVYGTINIPATTSLVSILVLALLVGALLRRKRMALYIVASFQILGFLWSAQRLASVLVGTFSPPTEAIRVSPERLILVDSLAIIFGLTVPVILWWVRPAFPARVQRGSFIRASLIAICGSLISVGIAFAIMEATAEERSVLRAFGAVVRNSLGVAGVADRHVLHTVGHGVPVLLEICLSATFVLAIWAFLRSSGSPQNWTGMSEVAVRELLAQHGQADSLGYFATRRDRSYSFSDDQKAVLAYRVVGSVALASGDPIGEHTSWKSAVDNWLESCREYGWIPAVTSVGAEAGRFFAARGFGIVPLGDEAILHPDRFTLDSTSMTSVRQAVTRARRAGLTVTIRRHSDLTEAEMAEMIHLADSWRIGGPERGFSMALERLGDPADGRCVLVMAHTKDGKPVGMLSLVPWGRTGLSLDVMRRSPEAPNGVTELMVAELMDRAESLGLIHVSLNFAVARSVFADADELGASPFTRAGSGLLGLVDRFTQIESLYRNNDRYRPEWVPRYVCFEGAAALPAVALAIGAAEGFLPLPGRNTSVGNQLTPFELERASEAERITFEVTAVEPRRSNSTRHRMRHLDALCAAGRNPYTVGRPGGEALATLSAQTPATGTEVHVHARVRSVRRHGGVIFVTLIDNGVQAQAILERDTLGADQIELFGRNIDTGDLLSFQGHMGISRNGTSSIIVSSWDIAAKALHPVPYGGLTDPGQRARARTMDLLVHPQAAAKLRARSRAIGAVRSVLLEEGYLEVETPMLQSTNGGATARPFRTFSNAYGTDLVMRIAPELALKRLLAGDMGPVFEIGRNFRNEGADLTHNPEFTVLEAYRPFSDYNGMRLLTQRVIQAAARAVHGAEVIPLPMGPEDENGNRTVIPVDISGDWPVISVADAVSEKVGQRVSHTTDLETLLALARKHEVAVANDMGPGAVLEELYAELVEGETVYPTFYVDFPVETSPLTGPHRSIPGLVERWDLVIRGAELGTAYSELNDPIEQRRRLTEQSLKAAAGNVEAMEVDEDFLAALEVGMPPAGGLGIGLDRLVMMLTESNIREVLSFPFVRPRQK, from the coding sequence ATGAGCACCACCCGCACAACCCCGACCACGGAATCCCAAGCGTCCCCGGCAGACAACACTGCTGACCAGCTAACACCCGAAGAAACACAAAAACACAACAATCGACGCCGCCTACGAGCCCAGGCCACCCCCGCGCAAGAAAACGCTGCCCGCGTCCTCATCGCGGTATTTGCCACTACCTTGGCCCTCACAGTGGTGTTCTACTTCGTCGGAGGGCGACTTAGCGGATTTGCCCTGCGCATCGTCTACGGCACCATCAACATCCCTGCAACCACAAGCCTCGTATCCATCCTGGTGCTTGCTCTGCTTGTCGGTGCTCTTCTCCGGCGTAAACGCATGGCTTTGTACATCGTTGCGTCTTTCCAGATCCTTGGATTCCTCTGGTCAGCTCAACGGCTTGCTTCTGTCCTCGTCGGAACTTTCTCCCCACCCACTGAGGCGATTCGGGTATCACCAGAGCGCCTCATCCTCGTGGACAGCCTTGCGATCATTTTCGGTCTGACCGTCCCTGTGATTCTGTGGTGGGTCCGTCCAGCATTCCCGGCTCGTGTTCAACGCGGATCCTTCATCCGTGCCTCACTCATCGCCATCTGCGGTTCGCTTATTTCTGTCGGCATCGCTTTCGCCATCATGGAAGCCACCGCAGAGGAACGCTCCGTTCTCCGCGCCTTCGGTGCTGTTGTGCGTAACTCTCTGGGCGTTGCCGGAGTCGCTGACCGGCACGTGCTCCACACCGTCGGCCACGGCGTACCCGTTCTTCTCGAGATCTGCCTATCAGCTACTTTCGTTCTGGCTATCTGGGCCTTCTTGCGCTCCTCTGGTTCACCCCAGAACTGGACTGGCATGAGTGAGGTCGCGGTCCGTGAACTCCTTGCCCAACACGGCCAAGCTGACTCCCTGGGTTACTTCGCCACCCGCCGCGACCGCTCCTACTCTTTTTCCGATGACCAGAAAGCCGTCTTGGCTTACCGCGTCGTCGGATCTGTTGCACTGGCCTCTGGTGACCCCATCGGTGAACACACATCGTGGAAGTCTGCCGTTGACAACTGGCTCGAATCCTGCCGTGAATACGGTTGGATTCCCGCTGTCACTAGCGTTGGAGCCGAAGCAGGTCGCTTCTTCGCTGCCCGAGGGTTCGGCATCGTCCCGCTCGGTGACGAAGCCATCCTTCACCCTGACCGTTTCACTCTCGACTCCACCTCCATGACCTCCGTACGGCAGGCCGTTACTCGCGCTCGCCGAGCCGGACTGACCGTCACCATCCGCCGCCACAGCGATCTCACTGAGGCTGAGATGGCCGAAATGATCCACCTCGCCGACTCCTGGCGCATCGGTGGGCCTGAACGTGGCTTCTCTATGGCTCTAGAACGCCTCGGAGATCCTGCCGATGGACGCTGTGTCCTTGTCATGGCTCACACCAAAGACGGCAAACCCGTCGGCATGCTTTCCCTAGTCCCATGGGGACGAACCGGACTGTCACTGGACGTCATGCGTCGTTCGCCTGAGGCACCCAACGGCGTTACCGAACTCATGGTCGCCGAACTCATGGACCGCGCCGAATCCCTCGGCCTTATTCACGTTTCTTTGAACTTCGCTGTTGCCCGGTCAGTTTTCGCGGACGCAGACGAGCTCGGTGCCTCCCCATTTACTCGGGCAGGATCTGGGCTGCTGGGCCTTGTTGACCGCTTCACCCAGATCGAAAGCCTCTACCGCAACAACGACCGGTACCGGCCTGAATGGGTGCCTAGGTATGTCTGTTTCGAAGGTGCCGCAGCGCTACCCGCCGTGGCTCTGGCCATCGGCGCCGCCGAAGGATTCCTGCCGCTGCCAGGTCGCAACACCAGCGTCGGTAACCAGCTCACCCCCTTCGAACTCGAACGAGCCAGCGAAGCTGAACGAATCACCTTCGAGGTCACAGCTGTTGAACCACGGCGCAGCAACTCCACCCGTCACCGCATGCGTCATCTCGACGCGCTCTGCGCCGCAGGACGTAACCCTTACACGGTTGGTCGCCCCGGCGGAGAAGCCTTGGCCACACTGAGCGCGCAGACTCCTGCTACCGGCACTGAGGTGCACGTGCACGCGCGTGTACGCAGCGTCCGACGCCACGGAGGAGTCATCTTCGTGACCCTCATCGATAACGGAGTCCAGGCTCAAGCCATCCTCGAGCGCGACACTCTCGGTGCTGACCAGATCGAACTGTTTGGTCGCAACATCGATACCGGAGACCTGCTCTCCTTCCAAGGTCACATGGGAATCTCCCGCAACGGCACCTCCTCGATCATCGTCAGCTCCTGGGACATCGCTGCCAAGGCGCTACACCCTGTCCCTTACGGCGGTTTGACAGATCCTGGTCAGCGAGCCCGTGCGCGAACCATGGACCTGCTTGTTCACCCTCAAGCCGCAGCTAAATTGCGTGCCCGCTCGCGGGCCATCGGAGCAGTTCGCTCCGTCCTGCTCGAAGAGGGATACCTGGAAGTCGAGACGCCCATGCTGCAAAGCACAAATGGTGGCGCTACTGCTCGACCGTTCCGGACGTTCTCCAACGCCTATGGAACTGACCTAGTCATGCGTATCGCCCCAGAGCTTGCACTCAAGCGTCTTCTTGCAGGCGATATGGGGCCCGTGTTCGAAATTGGCCGTAACTTCCGTAATGAAGGCGCCGATTTAACGCACAACCCAGAATTCACCGTTCTGGAGGCCTACCGTCCTTTCTCGGACTACAACGGAATGCGGTTGCTCACTCAACGAGTGATCCAAGCTGCTGCGCGTGCTGTGCATGGGGCCGAAGTCATTCCACTGCCGATGGGTCCTGAAGATGAAAACGGCAACCGCACCGTTATCCCGGTTGATATTTCTGGGGACTGGCCAGTTATTTCTGTTGCCGATGCTGTTTCCGAAAAGGTTGGTCAGCGCGTCTCGCACACTACCGACCTAGAAACTTTGCTTGCACTGGCGCGTAAGCATGAGGTCGCTGTAGCCAATGACATGGGGCCTGGGGCAGTTCTTGAGGAGTTGTACGCAGAGCTGGTCGAGGGTGAAACGGTATATCCCACGTTCTATGTGGACTTCCCTGTTGAAACCTCTCCGCTGACTGGTCCGCACCGGTCGATTCCGGGCCTGGTTGAGCGTTGGGACCTTGTCATTCGGGGCGCTGAACTTGGAACGGCCTACTCCGAACTCAATGACCCAATCGAACAGCGTCGCCGTCTTACTGAACAGTCCTTGAAAGCGGCTGCCGGTAACGTGGAGGCCATGGAGGTTGACGAAGACTTCCTAGCAGCTCTCGAGGTGGGAATGCCCCCAGCAGGTGGTCTCGGTATTGGACTGGACCGGCTGGTCATGATGCTCACCGAATCCAACATTCGCGAGGTACTCAGTTTCCCGTTTGTGCGTCCGCGTCAGAAATAG